The sequence AGGGGGCAGTAAAGATTCAAGACATCTTGACTGCACCCTTCCTTTTATCTACTCCAAAAACTTTAATTGCAATATAAAAATTTGGTAGGAGTGAATAGTCTATATTAAATTAAATATAAAAATATGTAATTATTACCTATTTCATTAGATTATACGGTCAGCAAAATGAGCTCAAAATTAACTGCCCTACGATTTGAGAGTAATCATCTCATTATTTTAGACCAGACGCAGCTTCCTCAAAAAGTTTGTTATCTTAGACTCAGAAATTATATAGAAGTAATTTCCGCAATAAAATCATTAAAGATTCGTGGCGCACCCTTAATTGGAGTTGCCGGTGCTTATGCTCTGGCTATGGAAGCAAACCGTAAAGTTACACATAGCCGAAATGATTTAAGGAAAATTGCCGAAAGAATAAAACTGGCACGGCCCACTGCGGTCAATCTGAGTTGGGCAATTAATCGGCTCTTACAAATCATTGATAATCCTCAAATCGATGATAAGAATTTATCATCGTTATTAATCTCTGAAGCGGTCAAAATTCATCTACGAGAACAATTAAACTCTTATCAAATGAGTGCCATCGGAGCTAATCTCATTAAGCATGACGATACGATTATGACAATATGTAATACAGGATGGCTTGCAACTCCCGGCATCGGCACGGCCTTAGGCGCAATTTTTATCGCACATCAACAAAAGAAAAATATCAAAGTGTATGTCTTAGAAACCAGACCTCTACTTCAAGGAGCACGACTTACTACCTTTGAACTTCTTAGCGCCCAAATTCCTTGTGTTCTGATTACAGACAATATGATGGCAAGTGTTATGGAGAAAGTAGACCTTGTTTTAGTGGGGGCGGACCGCATAGCGAAAAATGGAGACACGGCTAATAAAATTGGAACCTTAACTTTAGCCATTACTGCTCACTATTATCAAGTTCCCTTTTATGTCGTTGCCCCCAGTTCCAGTTTTGACCTAACTAAATTTTGCGGCAAAGAGATACCCGTTGAACTGCGAAACCCAAAAGAAGTAATTGATTGTGCCGAACATCAAGTGGCGCCAAGTAAAGTCAATGTGTATAACCCAGCATTTGATATTACGCCCCATAATCTAATTACTGGATTTGTTACGGAAAAAGGAATTATTCGACCACCTTACATAAGAAATATTGTGCGACAATTATCAAACTCTCCAATACAATCTTAAGCAATGCCTGTCAATGGTTAATCCGGCAGTTTTGATTTTTTTATTGGTTACTATCGGTACCGGCGATAGCCTACCACCTTTACCATTTGATAAATTATGGAAAATAGAAATGACTTATCAAGATACCTCGTTCAAGCGAGTTAAAATAGATTCTTTTTATA is a genomic window of candidate division WOR-3 bacterium containing:
- the mtnA gene encoding S-methyl-5-thioribose-1-phosphate isomerase, translated to MSSKLTALRFESNHLIILDQTQLPQKVCYLRLRNYIEVISAIKSLKIRGAPLIGVAGAYALAMEANRKVTHSRNDLRKIAERIKLARPTAVNLSWAINRLLQIIDNPQIDDKNLSSLLISEAVKIHLREQLNSYQMSAIGANLIKHDDTIMTICNTGWLATPGIGTALGAIFIAHQQKKNIKVYVLETRPLLQGARLTTFELLSAQIPCVLITDNMMASVMEKVDLVLVGADRIAKNGDTANKIGTLTLAITAHYYQVPFYVVAPSSSFDLTKFCGKEIPVELRNPKEVIDCAEHQVAPSKVNVYNPAFDITPHNLITGFVTEKGIIRPPYIRNIVRQLSNSPIQS